In the Sarcophilus harrisii chromosome 1, mSarHar1.11, whole genome shotgun sequence genome, one interval contains:
- the PLPP6 gene encoding phospholipid phosphatase 6 encodes MSSPRRSLDGRPAGSAAGAGGSGSPAHGNGSGGGGGGSGSGGGGRFEFQSLLSSRSPGPEPSAARLRASDSPVHRRGSFPLAAAAPPPPPLPEEDCMRLNPSFAGIALRSLLAIDLWMSKRLGVCAGEKSSWGSARPLMKLLELSGHGVLWLAGTAYCLCRSDSWAGREVLVNLMFALFLDLVLVALLKGLFRRRRPSHNQMDMLFTFSVDKYSFPSGHATRAALVSRFILHHLVLAIPLRVLIVLWAFILGLSRVMLGRHNVTDVAFGFFLGYIQYSIVDYFWLSPFNAPAVFALWSPQ; translated from the coding sequence ATGTCCAGCCCCCGAAGAAGCCTCGACGGCCGCCCAGCGGGCTCGGCGGCGGGCGCCGGCGGCAGCGGCAGCCCAGCTCATGGGAACGGTAgtggcggcggtggcggcggtagcggcagcggcggcggcggccggtTCGAGTTCCAGTCCCTGCTGAGCAGCCGCAGCCCAGGCCCCGAGCCGAGCGCGGCGCGGCTCCGGGCCTCCGACAGCCCAGTGCACCGTCGCGGCTCTTTCCCATTGGCCGCGGCGGCCCCGCCGCCGCCCCCTTTGCCCGAGGAGGACTGCATGAGGCTGAACCCTTCCTTCGCGGGCATCGCTCTCCGCTCTTTGCTGGCCATTGATTTGTGGATGTCCAAGAGGCTGGGCGTGTGCGCCGGGGAGAAGTCGTCCTGGGGCAGCGCCAGGCCCCTCATGAAGCTGCTGGAGCTCTCGGGCCACGGCGTCCTGTGGCTGGCCGGCACCGCTTACTGTCTGTGCCGGAGTGACAGCTGGGCCGGCCGAGAGGTCCTGGTCAACCTGATGTTCGCTCTGTTCTTGGATCTGGTCCTGGTGGCGCTGCTCAAAGGGCTCTTCCGGCGGCGGCGGCCCTCGCACAACCAGATGGACATGTTGTTCACGTTCTCGGTGGACAAGTATTCCTTCCCCTCCGGCCACGCCACCAGGGCCGCCCTGGTGTCCCGCTTCATCCTGCACCACCTGGTGCTGGCCATTCCGCTGAGGGTGTTGATAGTGCTGTGGGCCTTTATCTTGGGCCTTTCCAGGGTCATGCTGGGAAGGCACAATGTCACAGACGTAGcttttggatttttcttagggTACATACAGTACAGCATAGTGGACTATTTTTGGCTATCTCCCTTTAATGCCCCCGCGGTTTTTGCTCTGTGGAGTCCCCAGTAA